AGAAAAGCTGAAATTGCATCTTTTAAGTTTCCTCCAAACAAAATTGTGGAAAAACAACAAACAAGTGCTGCTGTGAATGGTAGCAAATAAGAAGAATATCCTTTTTTATTTTTGATATTGTTTAAGATTTCAATTGCTTGTTCATAAGTATATTCATGGGTTTGAAAATCGCGGGAGAACTGATTTACAAGGGAGATTTTATTAAGATCAATTGTTCTATTTTTTATTCTTTTTGAGACAGTAACAAGATTATTATTTTCATCTGCAACTGTTGCAACAATCACTGTTGGTATTACAAAACTTTCAGCAAGCTTTAATTTTCCTTTTGAGCATATCCGAACCATTGTATCTTCCACTCTGTGCGTTTCAGCACCGTTTGTGAGCATTATCTCGCCTGCTAAGAGCGCAATTTCTATAAGCTGCTTTGAGTTCATCATTTCTGAAAGATAGCCCCCATCCTCTTGTTTTTCACAGTAAGATTATATAGTATTTGTGCTTATGTGTGAACATTAAACTTTGTGCACAAATATGTTCAAATGGTTGACTTTTAAAATTGGGCTAAAATATAATATACACAAAGAAAAAATTGATGTATAATCATAAAGTATGAACGTTCGAATATTTTTACAATAAAACATTCGGAAAGGGAGATGAAGATGTATTTCTATAATTTAGTAAAAGATACAGATCCAGAAATAGCTGAAGCAATAAAGAGCGAGCTTAAAAGACAGCAGAATAAAATTGAGCTTATTGCATCTGAGAACTTTGTATCGATTGCAGTAATGGCAGCAATGGGTTCACCTTTGACAAATAAATATGCAGAAGGATATCCAGGAAAAAGATATTATGGCGGATGCGAATATGTTGATGTTGTTGAATCTATAGCAATTGAAAGAGCTAAAAAGCTGTTTGGAGCTGAACATGCAAATGTTCAGCCACATTCTGGTGCACAGGCGAACATGGCTGTATATTTTGCAGTGTTGAATCCAGGTGATACCATTCTTGGGATGAATCTTTCGCATGGTGGACATCTGACTCATGGTAGCCCTGTAAACTTTTCAGGAAAGCTTTACAATATTGTTTCATATGGGGTTGACCCTGAAACAGAGACAATTAATTATGATGAGGTTTTAAGACTTGCAAAGGAGCACAGACCAAAACTTATCTTAGCAGGAGCATCAGCGTATCCCAGGGTGATTGACTTTAAAAAGTTCAGAGAGATAGCTGATGAAGTTGGAGCATATTTGATGGTAGATATGGCTCATATTGCTGGGCTTGTTGCTGCAGGGCTTCATCCATCACCTGTTGAATATGCCGATTTTGTTACAACAACAACACACAAAACGCTTAGAGGTCCTCGTGGTGGCCTTATTCTTTGCAAAGAAAAATATGCAAAACTGATTGACAAGACCATTTTTCCTGGTATTCAAGGTGGACCGCTTGAACATGTAATAGCTGCAAAAGCTGTTGCTCTCAAAGAGGCGATGACAGAAGAGTTCAAAAATTACCAGGTTCAAATATTGAAAAATGCAAAGGCTCTGAGCACAAGACTTATGGAAAAAGGATTCAGGCTTGTGAGCGGTGGTACAGATAATCATTTGATGCTGGTAGACTTAAGAAATAAAGGAATAACAGGGAAAGATGCAGAAAAGATATTGGATGAGCACAATATAACATGTAACAA
The DNA window shown above is from Caldicellulosiruptor owensensis OL and carries:
- a CDS encoding threonine/serine exporter family protein; translation: MMNSKQLIEIALLAGEIMLTNGAETHRVEDTMVRICSKGKLKLAESFVIPTVIVATVADENNNLVTVSKRIKNRTIDLNKISLVNQFSRDFQTHEYTYEQAIEILNNIKNKKGYSSYLLPFTAALVCCFSTILFGGNLKDAISAFLVGFVTQSILNFMNSRNFSYFISYIIGGATTALVAIITVNLNIGVHLDKIIIGSVMIMTPGVAITNAIRDTIAGDLLSGVARGIEAFLIAVFIATGAGIALSLFR
- a CDS encoding serine hydroxymethyltransferase, translating into MYFYNLVKDTDPEIAEAIKSELKRQQNKIELIASENFVSIAVMAAMGSPLTNKYAEGYPGKRYYGGCEYVDVVESIAIERAKKLFGAEHANVQPHSGAQANMAVYFAVLNPGDTILGMNLSHGGHLTHGSPVNFSGKLYNIVSYGVDPETETINYDEVLRLAKEHRPKLILAGASAYPRVIDFKKFREIADEVGAYLMVDMAHIAGLVAAGLHPSPVEYADFVTTTTHKTLRGPRGGLILCKEKYAKLIDKTIFPGIQGGPLEHVIAAKAVALKEAMTEEFKNYQVQILKNAKALSTRLMEKGFRLVSGGTDNHLMLVDLRNKGITGKDAEKILDEHNITCNKNAIPFDTQSPMVTSGIRLGTPAVTTRGFKEEDMVEVADIIYDALTNSDTKENILSRVKALCDKHPLYKEFDEQA